The genomic region CCAGTTCTTCCCCTCCAGGTGCAGGCCGTTTTCCAGGCAGAGGCTTGCGCTCAATACCACCTGCACGTCGTTCGGCGTGGGCTGGTAGGTGTGCGGGTCGGCGCCGGGGGCCAATATGCTGCGGACCACCAGGCGGTCCCCTGCGATCTCGCGCGCGAAGTCGGCGATCTGGGTGGTGGAGGCGACCACGACCGGCTTCCCCGCGCCGAAGGCGGCTACAGGAAGGGTAAGGAGGATCATGAGGAACAGGATGATAAGGCGCAGCAAGTGAAACCTCCTGTCAAGGCGGTCCGGCAGAAAAAACATACCCCATTGAAACATCTCTTCATTAATTGTCAAACTGCACCCTCACTCCGACCCTCTCCCAGGGGGAGAGGGAGAATGGAGAGTTTAGGCGCCGTTATTCCAGGTAGATCATCTTACGGGTCATGCCGCCGTCGACCACGAAGTTCTGGCCGGTGATGAAGCCGGCCTTTTCCGAGGCGAGATAGAGCACCAGCTCCGCCACGTCCTCCGGGCGCCCCACCCGCCCCGCCGGGTGCTGCAGGTGATCCTCGGGGCGGAGGTCGCTTTCGTCGCCGGTGTTGATCCAACCGGGGCTGACGCAGTTCACCCGCACCTTGGGCCCAAGGCTCATGGCGAGCGCGTGGGTCAAGGCCACCACTCCCCCCTTGCTGGCGGAGTAGGGCTCGGTCTCCGGCTCCGACTGCAGCGCGCGGGTGGAGGCGATGTTGACGATACTCCCCCCGCTCTCCTTGAGAGCCGCCGCGGCGTGCTTGCAGCAGAGAAAGACGCCGGTCAGGTTGGCGCCGATGACCCGGTTCCACTCTTCCAGGCTCAGCTCCTCCAGGGGCCCGGCGTGCGCCCTGGCGCGCGCCGCGTTGTTGACCAGCAGGTCGAGCCTGCCAAAACGCTGCAGCGCCACAGCCACCATATCCTTTACTTCACCCTCGTCCGCCACGTCGGCCGGACAGCACAAAAGGCGCTCGGGTGCGGCAAGCCGGGCAAAGGTTTGGGCAAGCGCCTCCCGGTCGACGTCTGCCAGCACCACGGCATACCCCGCGGCGAGCGCCGCCTGCGCGATGCAGTTGCCGATTCCCCTTGCCGCTCCTGTCACGAGCGCCACCTTCTCTCTTTGCTTCTGTGTCATCTCTCCCCCGTCTGTCAGCATCGCTTGGCCATCTGTCACACCGGCAGCAAAAAAGGTACAACACCGGGACGGGTAAGGCAACGCGCAACAGGTGCTGCAATCTAGCCGGCGCCGGGTCGACACCCCCCTTCAAAGAGCCCGCCTCTCCATGACATAAAGTTAAGCAAAAAGCTTTTTTTATTGCAGCGAAACGCTTTATTTGTGCTAGCCTTTGTATCTTTCAAAATACGGAGGCAGGATCCGGTTCATGCAAAGCAAGCTGATAGAAAAGATACTCCAGGAGGTGGGCGAGGGATCTCTCGACGTCCAGACCGCCCTGGAAAGACTGAAGCACCTCCCCTTCGAGGACGTCGGGTGCGCGACGGTGGACCACCACCGCTCGCTGCGCCAGGGGTTCCCCGAGGTCATCTTCGGCCAAGGGAAAAACCTGGCCCAGATGCGCACCATCATCACGGCACTCCTCGAAAAGGGGGGGAACGTGCTCGCCACCCGCGTCAGCGCCGCCAAAGGGGCGAGGCTCAAGGAGAGCGTCCCGCAGGCGGTCTACCACCCAGACGCACGGGCGCTGACCATCGAGCAGCACCCGGTGGAGATCCGCGGCAAGGGGAAGATCCTCGTGGTCAGCGCCGGGACCTCGGACATCCCGGTGGCGGCGGAGGCGGTCCTCACCGCGCGCCTGATGGGAAACGAGGTGGAGCATATATACGACGTGGGGGTGGCGGGTCTGCACCGGCTTTTGGCCCGGCGGGGCGCTCTCGCCGAGGCTGCGGTGATCGTCGTCGTCGCCGGCATGGAAGGAGCGCTCCCCTCGGTGGTCGGGGGGCTCGTGGACAAGCCGGTGATAGCGGTCCCGACTTCCATAGGGTATGGCGCCTCCTTCGGCGGCGTCGCGGCGCTTTTGGGGATGCTCAACTCCTGCGCTGCGGGGGTCACCGTGGTCAACATAGACAACGGCTTCGGAGCGGCCTACGCCGCAAGCCTGATGAACAGGGTGCATTGAATGAAAGTGGCTTATTTTGACTGTTTTGCGGGAATCGCCGGCGACATGACCGTCGCGGCGCTGATCGAACTGGGTCTCCCGCTAGAGGTTTTGCGAAAGGAACTGGCGGGGCTTCCCCTTTCCGGCTACACGCTGGAAAGCTTGAAGGTGGAGCGGCACGGCGTGACAGGGACCTCGTTCAAGGTGACGCTCACCGAGGCGGACCAGCCGCACCGGCACTACAGCGGCATCGCGAAGATGATCGACGAGTCCGCCTTAGCCCCCAGGGTGAAGGAACTCGCGCAGCGGATCTTCAGAAGGCTCGCCCAGGCCGAGGCCGCCGTGCACGGCGTCCCCCTGGAGCGGGTACACTTCCACGAGGTGGGGGCGGTGGATTCCATCGTCGACATCGTGGGGACCGCGATCGGGCTCGACTACCTGGGGGTTGAAGCGATCTACGCCTCCGGGCTTCCCTACGGCAGGGGCTTCGTGCAGACGGCGCACGGCAGGCTCCCGGTCCCGGCACCCGCGACGGCGAAGCTGATGGAGGGGATACCCCTTACCGCCGACATCGGCGAGGGGGAGCGGGTCACCCCGACCGGCGCGGCAATCGTCGCGGCGCTAGCCGAGGGGTTCGGACCCCCGCCGGCCCTGACGCCGCTTGCCACCGGCTACGGCGCGGGTGAAAAGGACTTCCCAGAGCTCCCCAACCTGCTACGGGTGATACTGGGCGAGAAGCAAGGGGAAAAGGGTTGCCAGGAGGTGCTGGTCCTAGAGACCCACATCGACGACATGAACCCCGAGATCTTCGGCTTTCTCATGGAGAAGCTCCTGGAGGCGGGGGCGCTCGACGTCGCCTTTTCCCCCCTGCAGATGAAGAAGAACCGCCCCGCCACCCGCCTGACCGTGATAGCGGACCCAGACGACCTGAAAAAACTCTCGGCGATCGTCCTGTCGGAGTCGACCGCCATCGGCCTGCGCTACTACCCAGCCAGCCGCGTAACCTCTGCGCGCCGGCTGGAGACGCGCTCCACGACGCTCGGCGAGGTCGCCGTGAAGGTGCTGGAAACCGGGCGCGTGACGCCGGAATACGACTCGTGCCGCAAGATCGCGCTGGATAAAGGGATCCCGCTGATCGAGGTCTACCGCACGGTAGAAAGGGAGTGCGGCAAGGCATGAAGCGTTTCGTCATCATCTCCGCCACCTGGTTCGGCACCGGCTTTTCCCCGTTCGCCTCGGGGACCGTGGGTACGCTCGGGGCGATCCCCTTCTTCCTCCTGCTGTCGCGCATGCCGCTTGCACTCTACCTCTTGACCGTCATCGCCTTCACCCTCTTCGCCTGCTGGAGCGCGGGGTTCGGCGAGGAACTCTGGGGCGAGCACGACTCCGGCAAGATAGTCATCGACGAGGTGGCCGGCTACCTGGTCACCATGACCGCCGTCCCCGCCACCTGGCAGGGGGTCTTGATCGGCTTTCTGGCTTTCCGCTTCTTCGACATCCTGAAGCCGCAGCCGGCGCGCTGGTTCGACCGGTCGCTGAAAAACGGCTACGGCGTGGTGCTCGACGACGTCATGGCGGGGCTCTACGCCTGCGCCGCGACGCACCTGGCCCTGAGGTTCCTATGAGGGTGGCGGTTCTTTCCATAGGGGACGAGCTTCTTTCCGGCGAGGTGGTGGACACCAACGCGAGCCACATCGCGGACCGGCTCTTCCAGGCGGGGGGGCGGGTGGCGCGACACCTGACGGTCCCCGACGACGCGCAGGAGATCGAGGCCGCCCTCAAAGAGCTCGGGGAGCGCAGCGACGCGGTCATCGTCACCGGGGGCTTAGGCCCCACACCGGACGACCTCACCGCCGAGGCCGCGGCCAGGGCCGCAGGGACGGAACTGGAGTTGTCGCCGGAGGCGCTTCTCCACCTGGATCTTTTCGCGCAAAGGATCAGCGGGGGGCTGCACCCGTCCAACCGCAGGCAGGCGCTTTTACCCAAAGGGTGCGCGCTGATCCCGAACCCTCTGGGGACCGCCTGCGGCTTCGTGGTCCGCGTAGGCCGCGCAGACTGCTTCTTCATGCCCGGCGTCCCCTACGAGATGGAGCGTATGCTGGAGGACACGGTGCTCCCGAAACTGCGGGAGAGGTTGCCGGCAGGATGGCAGCGGGTGACCCTGAAGCTTTTCGGGATCGCCGAGGCCGCCATCGCGGAACTTCTGGAGGGGGCGATCCCCCCGGAGTCCCCGGTGCAGCTCGCCTACTGCGTCAAGTTCCCGGAGATCCACCTGATCCTGCGCGCCAAGGAATCCGACGCCTCCTTTTTGCAGCAGGCGGCAGGCGAATTGCGGCGGCGGCTCTCATCCTACCTCATCGCCGAGGACCGGGAGGGTATGGACGACCGGCTGGCGCTCTTGCTCAGGGAAAGCGGCCTCACCCTTTCGCTCGCCGAGTCCTGCACCGGAGGCATGATCGCCGCCCGCATCACCGCCATGGCGGGAAGCTCCGCCTATTTTCTCGAGGGAAACGTCACCTACAGCAACGAGGCGAAGAGCCGAATGCTGAAGGTCCCCGCAGCGCTGATAGCTGAGCATGGCGCCGTCAGCGCCGAGGTCGCCCGCGCCATGGCGGTCGGGGCGAGGGAGGCGGCGGGAACCGACCTGGCCTTATCGGTGACCGGCATCGCCGGCCCGGACGGCGGGAGCCCCGACAAGCCGGTCGGCACCGTCTACCTGGCGCTTGCCGACCAAGGCTCCTGCCGGGTAGAGCGCTTCAACTTCCAGGGCGATCGCGCCCGAGTCCGTTCCATCACCTGTTTTACCGCGCTCGATTGGCTGCGCCGCTACCTCCTCGCGCGGGAGACGACACCAGGCCGGGGTTAACCGGTCATAACAGGTCCTGATTAGCGACAATCTTCCGCCAGTCCCCTCTCCTCTGGGCCTGTGGCTGAAGATCATGCCTAATCAGGTAAGAAGTTGCCGGTACAGGGGAATCACCTTGCACTTCGCGCCGTTTCTGCTCATAGCCATCTGCGAACTGACGCTGCTCTTCGTCGAGCGTCGCACCCCGGTGCCGGAATGGCTGCACCTCGGGGTTTCGGTCACCGTTGCCGCCGTGTTCCTTTTCCTCGCCGCGCGGGTCTGGAAGCGGCAGGAGCGGGTGCGGGAAGGGCTGCAGCGCGAACTCGAGGAGATGCGGCAGGAGGCGGTAAAAAGCGCACGCCGCTACAAGTGCCTTCTGGAAGGGGCGGGAAACGCCATCTTCATCTTCAGCGCCGACACCGGCCTCTTGCGGGAGGAAAACCGGGTGGGGCGGGAGCTTTTGGGCTTCAGCAGGGAGGAGCTCGACTCGATCCAGGCGCGCGACCTGCTGCACCCCGACGAGCAAGAGCGGTTCCGCAGCTTCCTGTACCAGGTGCGGCGCAACGGGCGCGGCGAGTTGGACGCGGTGCGGATCAGGAAGAAAAACGGCTCCTTCTTCCTGGCCGAGATCAACGCGAGGCTCATCGACCTGGGTGACGAGCAGGTGGCCCACTGCCTTTTGCGCGACATCACCAAGAAAAGGCGCACCGAAAAAGAGATCTGGCAGAGAAACCGCGAACTCTCCATCCTGAACGACATCCTCACCGGCATGAACCATTCCTCGGACTTGGAGCAGGAGCAGCAAAGAACCCTGGTGGAGATCATGGAGCTTTTCGATGCGGGGGGGGGCACGATGCACCTGTACCGCTCCGACCAGGGAGCCGCAAGGCTTTGCGCCTGCAGCCATGTCTCTGCCGAACTGGAGCAGCGCATCACGCAAAGCCTCATCCTGGACCCGGAGCGCTTCCTGAAGGTGAAAAGGGTGAAGGCGCAGCAGATGAAGGAGCTGGGGGCGGCAGCCGAAGGGTGGCAATGCGTCACCTCGGTCCCGATCAGCGCCCACGACCACCTGGTCGGCGTGATGCACCTCCTGCACCGGGAGCCCTGCCGCTACAGCGCCGAAGAGCTCCGCTTCCTGGAAAGCGTCGGCAAGCAGATGGGCACCATCATCGAGAAGGGGAGGCTCTTCGCCGAGCTGAACTGGAAAAGCGGGGAACTGCTCCGCTCGCACCGCCTTCTGGAGAAGAGCAGCCACAACCTCTCCATTTCCGAGATCCGGCTCAAGCAGAACCTCGCCCTGGTGGAACAGGCAAACCTGGAACAGAACCGGCTGGACCGGATGAAGAACCAGTTCCTGGGGATGGTCTCCCACGAGTTCAACACCCCGCTTACCAGCATCATCTCCGGCGTCGAACACCTTTTGCAAAACGGCTGGCAGGGCGAGGAGGAGGCGCGACCGGTGCTGGAGCTCGTGCGCGACGGAGGGCTTAGGCTCAAGGGACTGGTGGCGGACCTTTTGAAGCTGATCAAGGTAGAGGCGCGCCGGGGGGCGCTGGAGACCTCGGCGGTGCACCTGCGGCATTTCCTGGACGAGCTGTCAGCCCAACTGCAGCCGCAACTTTCCGAGCGCGGGCAGTGCGTCACCCTGGCGGGGCTGGAAGAGCTCCCCTACTTCGACGCGGACCGCAACTACCTGGAGCGCGTATTCGGCGAGCTTTTGCAAAACGCCATCAGGTTCAGTCCGGAAAACGGGGAGATCCTGGTCACCGGGCGGGTGGTGGACCGGCCGGCGCTTCTGGAGCGCAAGGATACCCTGGAGCGCTTCAACCCTGAGTTCCTCAGGCGCTGCGGCGAGCGCTGCTACCTCGAGGTGGAGGTGCGCGACAGCGGCATCGGCATCCCGATCGAGGAGCAGCAGGGGATCTTCGGGATCTTCTACGAGGTGGGGGAGATCAAGCACCACTCAAGCGGCATGAGCCGCGAGGAGGGAAGAGGAGCGGGGCTCGGGCTTGCCATGGTGAAGGGGATGGTGGAGGCCCACGGAGGGATGGTGTGGGTGGAGAGTTCGGGGGGGAGCTCCTTCTTCCTGGTACTTCCCCTGGAGCAGGAGGCAATCCAGCCGGCGCTGTTCTAAACCAAACGGCTGAAAGGCCGTTCAAGGTTCAACGTTCGACGTTAAAGGCGAGCAACCATCCCGAAATGGGGCCGCAGCGGCACGGATGATCTGACGACAGCCGCGGTCGAACCTTGAACGTTCGACGCGTTTTCTGACCTTGAACAGTTTTTCCAACGTTGAACCTTGAACGTTGAACGGTTTATAAGCTTTTAGCCGTTGAAAACCCTCCGCTGGTTGTGCTATTGGTGATGGGATTTTTTACCGGACAACGACCTGCTTTTTTGCAGGCTACAGGAGATATAGAACGATGCTCGACAAGGATAAAGCGGAAAAGGCCCTGGACCTGGCGATGAGCCAGATTGAAAAACAGTTCGGCAAAGGGGCCATCATGAGGCTCGGCAACGAAGAGGCGCTCCCCGACATCGCCTCGATCCCGACCGGTTCGCTCTCGCTCGACCTGGCCCTGGGCGTCGGAGGGGTGCCGCGCGGCCGCGTGATCGAGATCTTCGGACCGGAATCCTCCGGCAAGACCACGCTCGCCCTGCACGTCATCTCCGAGGCGCAGAAGCTCGGCGGGATCGCCGCCTTCGTCGACGCCGAGCACGCCCTCGACATCGGCTACGCCAGGAAGCTCGGCGTCAAGACCGACGACCTCCTGGTCTCCCAGCCGGACACCGGCGAGCAGGCGCTGGAAATCGCAGAGACCCTGGTAAGAAGCGGCGCCATCGACGTACTCGTCGTCGACTCCGTGGCCGCCCTGGTCCCCAAGGCGGAGATCGAAGGGGACATGGGTGACTCGCACATGGGGCTGCAGGCGCGCCTCATGTCCCAGGCGCTCAGGAAGCTGACCGGCATCATCTCCAAGTCCAACTGCTGCGTCATCTTCATCAACCAGATCAGGATGAAGATCGGCGTCATGTTCGGCAACCCCGAGACCACCACCGGCGGCAACGCGCTCAAGTTCTACGCCTCGGTCCGCATGGACATCAGGAAGATCGCGGCGCTCAAGCAGGGCAACGACATGATCGGCTCCCGCACCCGCGTCAAGGTGGTGAAGAACAAGGTCGCCCCCCCCTTCAAGGAAGTCGAGTTCGACATCCTCTACGGCGAAGGGATCTCCAAGGAAGGGGACATCCTGGACCTCGCCGTGGAGCGCAACGTAGTGGAGAAAAGCGGCGCCTGGTTCTCCTACGGCAAGGAACGCATCGGCCAGGGGCGCGAGAACTCCCGCCTGTTCCTGAAGGAGCACCCGGAGATCACCGCGGAAATCAGGGAAAAGCTGGTAAGCCCCCAACAAGACGCCGCAACTACCGGCGCAGCCTAGACCATGGAACTCAACGAGATCCTCGGCATAGCCATGAAGGCGAAGGGGTCGGACATCCACCTGAAGGCGGGGCTTCCCCCCATCGTCAGGATCGACGGCGCCTTGCGCGCCATCCCCAACGCCGACCGGCTCTCGTCGGAGGCGGTCAGAAACATGGCGTTCTCCATCATGAACGAGCGCCAGAAGCGGATCTTCGAGGAGAACTACGAGGTCGACCTCTCTCACGGGGTCCCGGGTCTCGGGCGCTTCCGCGTCAACGTCTTCGCCCAGCGCGGCACCGTCGCGCTCGTCCTGCGCGCCATCCCCATCGCCATCCCGACGCTGGAGACTCTTAACCTGCCGCCGGTCTTGAAAAAGCTCGCCCTGGAGCAGCGCGGCCTGATCCTCGTCACCGGGACCACGGGTAGCGGCAAGTCGACCACGCTCGCCTCCATCATCGACTACATCAACGAGCACCGGACCTGCAACATCATCACCATCGAGGACCCGGTCGAGTACCTGCACAAGGACAAGAAGAGCCTGATCAGCCAGCGCGAGGTCGGCTTCGACACCCTGACCTTCGGCAAGGCGCTCACCTCGGCGCTCAGGCAGGACCCGGACGTGATCCTCGTGGGCGAGATGCGCGACTACGAGACCATCGAGACCGCGCTCACCGCCGCCGAGACAGGCCACCTCGTCCTCTCCACCCTGCACACCCTCGACGCAGCCGAAACCATCAACCGCGTCATCTCGGTTTTCCCCCCCTACCACCAGAGGCAGGTGAGGATGCAGCTCT from Citrifermentans bremense harbors:
- a CDS encoding SDR family oxidoreductase, which translates into the protein MTQKQREKVALVTGAARGIGNCIAQAALAAGYAVVLADVDREALAQTFARLAAPERLLCCPADVADEGEVKDMVAVALQRFGRLDLLVNNAARARAHAGPLEELSLEEWNRVIGANLTGVFLCCKHAAAALKESGGSIVNIASTRALQSEPETEPYSASKGGVVALTHALAMSLGPKVRVNCVSPGWINTGDESDLRPEDHLQHPAGRVGRPEDVAELVLYLASEKAGFITGQNFVVDGGMTRKMIYLE
- the larB gene encoding nickel pincer cofactor biosynthesis protein LarB; protein product: MQSKLIEKILQEVGEGSLDVQTALERLKHLPFEDVGCATVDHHRSLRQGFPEVIFGQGKNLAQMRTIITALLEKGGNVLATRVSAAKGARLKESVPQAVYHPDARALTIEQHPVEIRGKGKILVVSAGTSDIPVAAEAVLTARLMGNEVEHIYDVGVAGLHRLLARRGALAEAAVIVVVAGMEGALPSVVGGLVDKPVIAVPTSIGYGASFGGVAALLGMLNSCAAGVTVVNIDNGFGAAYAASLMNRVH
- the larC gene encoding nickel pincer cofactor biosynthesis protein LarC produces the protein MKVAYFDCFAGIAGDMTVAALIELGLPLEVLRKELAGLPLSGYTLESLKVERHGVTGTSFKVTLTEADQPHRHYSGIAKMIDESALAPRVKELAQRIFRRLAQAEAAVHGVPLERVHFHEVGAVDSIVDIVGTAIGLDYLGVEAIYASGLPYGRGFVQTAHGRLPVPAPATAKLMEGIPLTADIGEGERVTPTGAAIVAALAEGFGPPPALTPLATGYGAGEKDFPELPNLLRVILGEKQGEKGCQEVLVLETHIDDMNPEIFGFLMEKLLEAGALDVAFSPLQMKKNRPATRLTVIADPDDLKKLSAIVLSESTAIGLRYYPASRVTSARRLETRSTTLGEVAVKVLETGRVTPEYDSCRKIALDKGIPLIEVYRTVERECGKA
- a CDS encoding phosphatidylglycerophosphatase A family protein; this translates as MKRFVIISATWFGTGFSPFASGTVGTLGAIPFFLLLSRMPLALYLLTVIAFTLFACWSAGFGEELWGEHDSGKIVIDEVAGYLVTMTAVPATWQGVLIGFLAFRFFDILKPQPARWFDRSLKNGYGVVLDDVMAGLYACAATHLALRFL
- a CDS encoding competence/damage-inducible protein A, which produces MRVAVLSIGDELLSGEVVDTNASHIADRLFQAGGRVARHLTVPDDAQEIEAALKELGERSDAVIVTGGLGPTPDDLTAEAAARAAGTELELSPEALLHLDLFAQRISGGLHPSNRRQALLPKGCALIPNPLGTACGFVVRVGRADCFFMPGVPYEMERMLEDTVLPKLRERLPAGWQRVTLKLFGIAEAAIAELLEGAIPPESPVQLAYCVKFPEIHLILRAKESDASFLQQAAGELRRRLSSYLIAEDREGMDDRLALLLRESGLTLSLAESCTGGMIAARITAMAGSSAYFLEGNVTYSNEAKSRMLKVPAALIAEHGAVSAEVARAMAVGAREAAGTDLALSVTGIAGPDGGSPDKPVGTVYLALADQGSCRVERFNFQGDRARVRSITCFTALDWLRRYLLARETTPGRG
- a CDS encoding sensor histidine kinase, producing the protein MHFAPFLLIAICELTLLFVERRTPVPEWLHLGVSVTVAAVFLFLAARVWKRQERVREGLQRELEEMRQEAVKSARRYKCLLEGAGNAIFIFSADTGLLREENRVGRELLGFSREELDSIQARDLLHPDEQERFRSFLYQVRRNGRGELDAVRIRKKNGSFFLAEINARLIDLGDEQVAHCLLRDITKKRRTEKEIWQRNRELSILNDILTGMNHSSDLEQEQQRTLVEIMELFDAGGGTMHLYRSDQGAARLCACSHVSAELEQRITQSLILDPERFLKVKRVKAQQMKELGAAAEGWQCVTSVPISAHDHLVGVMHLLHREPCRYSAEELRFLESVGKQMGTIIEKGRLFAELNWKSGELLRSHRLLEKSSHNLSISEIRLKQNLALVEQANLEQNRLDRMKNQFLGMVSHEFNTPLTSIISGVEHLLQNGWQGEEEARPVLELVRDGGLRLKGLVADLLKLIKVEARRGALETSAVHLRHFLDELSAQLQPQLSERGQCVTLAGLEELPYFDADRNYLERVFGELLQNAIRFSPENGEILVTGRVVDRPALLERKDTLERFNPEFLRRCGERCYLEVEVRDSGIGIPIEEQQGIFGIFYEVGEIKHHSSGMSREEGRGAGLGLAMVKGMVEAHGGMVWVESSGGSSFFLVLPLEQEAIQPALF
- the recA gene encoding recombinase RecA; translation: MLDKDKAEKALDLAMSQIEKQFGKGAIMRLGNEEALPDIASIPTGSLSLDLALGVGGVPRGRVIEIFGPESSGKTTLALHVISEAQKLGGIAAFVDAEHALDIGYARKLGVKTDDLLVSQPDTGEQALEIAETLVRSGAIDVLVVDSVAALVPKAEIEGDMGDSHMGLQARLMSQALRKLTGIISKSNCCVIFINQIRMKIGVMFGNPETTTGGNALKFYASVRMDIRKIAALKQGNDMIGSRTRVKVVKNKVAPPFKEVEFDILYGEGISKEGDILDLAVERNVVEKSGAWFSYGKERIGQGRENSRLFLKEHPEITAEIREKLVSPQQDAATTGAA
- a CDS encoding type IV pilus twitching motility protein PilT, whose product is MELNEILGIAMKAKGSDIHLKAGLPPIVRIDGALRAIPNADRLSSEAVRNMAFSIMNERQKRIFEENYEVDLSHGVPGLGRFRVNVFAQRGTVALVLRAIPIAIPTLETLNLPPVLKKLALEQRGLILVTGTTGSGKSTTLASIIDYINEHRTCNIITIEDPVEYLHKDKKSLISQREVGFDTLTFGKALTSALRQDPDVILVGEMRDYETIETALTAAETGHLVLSTLHTLDAAETINRVISVFPPYHQRQVRMQLSGIIKGVISQRLVPRADGKGRVPAVEVMIGTARIRDCIDDKEKTKQIPDAIAQGFTSYGMQTFDQSLMQLLTNNLITYEEALRQSSNPDDFALKVSGISSTSDSNWDEFTSEEEPPAEGGEMTIEKY